The following are from one region of the Candidatus Bathyarchaeota archaeon genome:
- a CDS encoding DUF3368 domain-containing protein, producing the protein MIVSKATPLIYLAKIERISILRKLFGEVLVPQEVKVEVVDKGKQLGEGDAYIIEKAISDGWIKVLNVEPIETPIRLERGEVAALSIAKRLGIREVLVDETPARIAAKLMGLTARGTLYVLLKALEVEEIDLNEFLDSLSKLVEHGFRLKEEVYLEAVREARRISKV; encoded by the coding sequence ATGATTGTTTCTAAAGCCACACCACTAATATACCTAGCTAAAATTGAGAGGATAAGCATACTCAGAAAACTCTTTGGAGAAGTGCTGGTTCCTCAAGAAGTTAAAGTAGAGGTTGTGGATAAGGGAAAGCAATTAGGTGAAGGAGACGCCTACATTATTGAAAAAGCAATTTCTGATGGTTGGATTAAGGTCCTAAACGTTGAACCAATCGAGACTCCAATAAGATTGGAGCGGGGAGAGGTTGCTGCACTTTCGATTGCTAAAAGATTGGGAATAAGAGAAGTCTTGGTGGATGAGACCCCCGCCAGAATCGCCGCCAAGCTGATGGGATTGACAGCTAGAGGCACATTATATGTTCTGCTCAAGGCCTTGGAGGTAGAGGAGATCGATCTTAATGAGTTTCTAGATTCTTTGAGCAAACTCGTGGAACATGGCTTCAGGCTGAAGGAAGAAGTTTATCTAGAAGCAGTAAGAGAGGCGAGAAG
- a CDS encoding UPF0175 family protein, which translates to MPITITTRVEDELARIIDSIARIEGTDRSTVIRRFLLRATRDWLIEKSLEEYEQGELTLWQAAKKCELSIWEIISEVKKRGVHVPYTLEELKEDLKAFE; encoded by the coding sequence ATGCCAATCACAATCACTACCAGAGTTGAAGATGAGTTAGCCAGAATAATAGATTCCATCGCGAGGATAGAAGGCACAGACAGATCCACCGTCATCAGAAGATTTCTGCTGAGGGCTACAAGGGATTGGTTGATTGAAAAGAGCTTAGAAGAATACGAGCAGGGTGAGTTAACTCTTTGGCAAGCGGCTAAGAAATGCGAACTGTCTATTTGGGAGATTATCAGTGAGGTTAAGAAAAGAGGTGTTCATGTCCCATACACCCTCGAGGAGCTGAAGGAGGACTTGAAGGCTTTCGAATAA